The Rhodoferax ferrireducens T118 DNA segment TCTTCGGCCATGGCGCGGTAGGTGGTCCACTTGCCGCCGGTCACCGTGACCAGCCCACTGCGGCTGACCAGCACCGTGTGCTCGCGGCTCAAGCCCTTGGTGTTGTCGCCCTCGTCGTCTGGCGGCTTGACCAGCGGGCGCAAGCCGACCCAGATACTCTTGACATCCGCGCGTTTGGGCGCACGACGCAGATAACGCGCCGATTCGGTCAGAATAAAATCAACTTCTTCCTTGAACGCCAGCGGCTCACGCGCCAGGTCATGGCGTGGCGTGTCGGTGGTGCCGAGAATCACCTTGCCCAGCCAGGGCACGGCAAACAAGACACGGCCATCGGCAGTTTTGGGCACCATCAAGGCGGTATCACCACCCAAAAAGTCACGATCCACCACCATGTGCACGCCCTGACTGGGTGCCACCATCGGTTCGGTGGGCCGCCGGCCATCGGCACCATTGGCGGCGCCGTCTTTCTGGCGCAGCTCATCGACCCAGACCCCGGCGGCGTTGACGACGCAGCGCGACTGGATGCGGTAGGTCTGGCCGGTGAGGGTGTCTTCACAGACCAGTCCGGCGACTTTGCCCTCCTGGTAAAACAAATCAAGCGCGCGGCAGTAGTTCACCAGCAGCGCACCACGCGCCGCCGCCGTGCGGCCCAGCGCCAGTGCCAGGCGTGCGTCGTTGAACTGGCCGTCCCAGTACTTGACGCCGCCCTTGAGCCCCTGTGGCTGCGCCGCGGGCAACAGCGCCAGTGTCTTGGCGCGGCTTAAAAATTCGGTACGTCCCAGGCCGGCTTTGCCCGCCAAGGCGTCATACAGGGTGAGCCCAATGCCATAAAAAGGCATCTCCCACCACTTGTAGGACGGCATCACAAACGCCAGCGGCTGTGCCAGATAAGGCGCGTTGTGCAGCAGTGTGGTGCGCTCGCGCAACGCTTCGCGCACCAGCCCAATATTGCCCTGCGCCAGGTAGCGCACGCCGCCATGCACCAGCTTGGTGGCGCGCGAGGAGGTGCCCTTGGCAAAGTCGTGCGACTCGATCAGCACCACGCTAAAGCCGCGCGCCGCTGCGTCCAGCGCCACGCCCAGGCCCGTCGCGCCGCCGCCCACGATGGCGATGTCATAGTGGCGCGGCGCGGCCAGACGGCTGATCAATTCGGCCCGCTGTGTGAATAATGGCTGCGTTGGGGTGACCATGAATCAAGGTTCTCGGCTAGTCAAAAAATCTTGCTGGCGTCTGCGTTATGCGCATCACCAGCCGGAAAAAAAGCCGTGTGATGTTGTTGCTCACACGGCCATACTTTAGAGCATTGAAAGTCTCAAGACACTGGTTAACGGACCTTGCCGTTCTTCCAGGCCGTCAACAACGTGTCATAGGCAATGGTTTCACCCTTGGGCTTTTCGTTGGCCAATTTCTTCCAGGGTGCGCCCTTGTCGCTTAGCCACTTGTTGGGGTCAATTTTCGGATTCAGTTTGGGGGCGCAGCGCGCCATGCCAGCGCGCTCCAGACGGCCCATCACCTGGTCCATTTCCTCAGCCAGGTTGTCCATGGCAGCCTGCGGCGTCTTCTCGCCGGTTACGGCCACGGCCACATTCTTCCAGAACAGTTGTGCCAGCTTCGGGTAGTCCGGCACGTTGGTCCCGGTTGGTGTCCAGGCCACGCGCGCCGGACTGCGATAAAACTCAATCAGGCCGCCGTACTTGGCCGCGTTCTTGGTGAAGTAATCACTGCGAATGTCACTGTCACGGATAAACGTGGTGCCCACAATCGACTTCTTGAGCGAGACGGTCTTGCTGGTCACAAACTGCGCGTAGAGCCAGGCAGCCGCCACCTTGTTGGCATCATGATCCTTGAAGAATGTCCACGAGCCAACGTCCTGGTAGCCGTTTTGCATGCCTTCCTTCCAGTACGGGCCGTTCGGGCCAGGGGCCATGCGCCACTTTGGCGTACCGTCAGCATTCACCACCGGCAAGCCCGGTTTGACCATGTCAGCCGTGAAAGCCGTGTACCAGAAAATCTGCTGCGCTATCTGGCCTTGGGCGGGCACGGGGCCGGCTTCGCCGAAGGTCATGCCAGTGGCTTCCTTGGGTGCGTACTTTTTCATCCAGTCCACGTACTTGGTGAGCGCATAGACGGCGGCCGGTGAGTTGGTGGCACCACCGCGAGAAACGGATGCACCGACCGGCGTGCACTTGTCATCAGCGACGCGAATGCCCCATTCATCGACCGGCAGGCCGTTGGGAATGCCTTTGTCAGCGGCGCCGGCCATGGATAGCCAGGCGTCCGTGAAGCGCCAACCCAAAGAAGGATCCTTTTTGCCGTAGTCCATGTGACCATAAATCGGCTTGCCGTCGATGGTTTTGACATCTTCGCTGAAGAATGCGGCAATGTCTTCGTAGGCGCTCCAATTCAGTGGCACGCCCAGGTCATAACCGTATTTGGCCTTGAACTTGTCCTGCAAATCTTTTTTGGCAAACAGATCGGCGCGGAACCAATACAGATTGGCGAACTGCTGGGTTGGCAGTTGATACAGCTTATGGTCCGGCGCCGTGGTGAAGCTGGTACCGATGAAGTCTTTCAGGTCCAGACCGGGGTTGGTGTACTCCTTGCCAGTGCCCGCCATGTAGTCGGTCAGCGACAGGATTTTTCCGTAGCGATAATGCGTGCCAATCAGGTCCGAGTCCGAAATCCAGCCGTCATAGATGCTCTTACCCGACTGCATGGAGGTCTGCAGCTTCTCGACCACGTCACCCTCCTGGATGATCTCGTGCTTGACCTTGATGCCGGTGATTTCCTCGAATGCCTTGGCCAGGGTCTTCGATTCATATTCATGCACGGTCAGGGTTTCCGACACGGCGCTGATTTCAGTGACACCTTTGGCTTTGAGTTTGGCGGCGGCGTCGATAAACCATTTCATTTCAGCAGCCTGTTTGTCTTTGGACAGGGTGGACGGCTGAAACTCAGCGTCAATCCACTTCTTGGCCGCAGCCTCATCAGCCCAACCTTGACTGGACATCGCGCTGCAGGCTACCGCCACTGCCAACGCGCTAAAACGCAACTTCATAATCGATCTCCTCAGATGTGTATGCCCCTGATTCAAAGGCTGCTTCGGCTCCAGGGGACAACAAGCCGATCCTTGAAACACTCACCACTACCCTTTGCGCATGATCAATGCCAACACGCCCATGGAAACCACGAAACTGATCCAGATCGAGGGCTCGGCCTCCAGGCTCAGCCAGAGCACCAGACGACCGCTGAGACCAACAAACGCCAGGTTGATGTAGGCGGCGCTCAACAACCCAATGAACAAGCGGTCTCCGCGCGTGGTCGCGATCGGCAGAAAGCCGCGCCGCATGACCGTGGGTGACTTGATCTCCCACACCGTCATGCCAAACAGCAGGAGCGCAATACAACTGAAAAAAACGGCGACGGGTGTCGTCCAGGCCATCCATTCAAACATTCATTTCTCCCTATCAGACTCTTCCCATCGCGAAACCCTTGGCGATGTAGTTGCGCACAAACCAGATCACAATCGCGCCCGGCACAATCGTCAACACACCGGCGGCGGCCAGCGTGGCCCAGTCCATGCCGGAGGCCGACACGGTGCGTGTCATGATGGCCACAATCGGCTTGGCATTCACGCTGGTCAGGGTGCGCGCCAGCAGCAGCTCGACCCAACTGAACATGAAGCAGAAGAACGCCGCCACACCGACACCGGCCTTGATCAGCGGCAGGAATATCCTGACAAAAAACGCAGGGAACGTGTAGCCGTCGATGTACGCGGTTTCATCAATTTCACGCGGGATGCCGCTCATGAACCCTTCCAGAATCCAGACGGCCAAGGGCACGTTGAATAACAGGTGTGCCAAAGCGACGGCCAGGTGCGTGTCCATCAAACCCACGGTGGAATAGAGCTGAAAAAAGGGCAGCAAAAACACGGCAGGCGGCGTCATGCGGTTGGTCAGCAACCAGAAGAACACATGTTTGTCACCCAGAAAGCTGTAGCGTGAAAACGCGTAGGCGGCAGGCAAGGCCACCGTGATCGAAATCACGGTGTTGATGACGACATAAATCAGGCTATTGATGTAGCCCGAGTACCACGAAGCATCGGTCAGGATGGTCTTGTAATTGTCCCAGGTGAAGTGCTGCGGAAACAGCGAAAAACTGGCCAGAATTTCTCCGTTGGTCTTGAATGACATATTGATCATCCAGTACACCGGCAACAAGGCAAACACGATGTACACCAGCAGGAACAAAGTCCGCATTTGAAACGCTGGCTTATTCATGGCCACCCTCCTTTTCCTGCGTGCCTACGCGCTGCATCCAGTTGTACAAAATAAAACACAGCAACAGGATGATCAGGAAATAGATCAATGAGAAAGCCGCCGCCGGGCCAATGTCAAACTGGCCGACCGCATTGATGGTCAGGAACTGCGACAGAAAGGTGGTGGAGTTGCCCGGGCCGCCGCCGGTCAGTACAAAAGGCTCCGTGTAGATCATGAAGCTGTCCATGAAGCGCAACAGCACGGCAATCATCAACACGCCGCGCATCTTGGGCAACTGCACATACCGAAACACAGCAAACTTGCTGGCACCGTCAATGCGGGCGGCCTGGTAGTAGGCGTCCGGGATGGAGCGCAGGCCGGCATAACCCAGCAAACCGACCAGCGGCGTCCAGTGCCAGACATCCATCAACAACACCGTCAGCCAGGCGTGGGTGGCGTTGCCGGTGTAGCTGTATTCGATACCCAGCCCCTGCAACGCAGCGCCCATCAAGCCAATGTCGGTACGCCCGAAAATCTGCCAGATGGTGCCCACCACATTCCATGGAATCAGCAAGGAGAGCGACACGATCACCAGCACGGCGGATGACTTCCAGCCCTGCGCCGGCATCGACAGCGCCAGCAGAATGCCCAGTGGCAGCTCTACCGCCAGCACCGAGAGCGAAAACGTCAATTGCCGCAAGAGCGCACCATGCAACTCTTCGTCACGCATGATGGCGGCAAACCATTCGGTGCCCACAAACACGCGCCGCTCGGGCGAGATGATGTCCTGCACCGAGTAATTGACCACCGTCATCAGCGGCACAATGGCCGAGAAGGCCACGCAAATCAACACGGGCAGGATCAGGAACCAGGCTTTCTGGTTGACTGGCTTGATGGTCGTACTCATGCGACGATCTCCTCATTTTGATAAAAGCAGGTGTGCTCGCCCAGGACTTGCAGCCAGACCGTATCGCCGTGGCTCAAGTGACCGGCATCCGACGGCAAGCGCGCCTTGACGGTCTGGCCGGCAAAACTGGTGCTCAACATGACGTGGGTTCCCACGTCCTGCACCTGCGCTACCGTCATCGGCAGGGCGCCGGGTGTGTGCGGCGCCACCAGCAGCACATACTCGGGCCGCACGCCCAACTTGATGACACCCGGCGGCAGCGCTTGCCCTGGCTGCGGCACCAGGACAGCGTCCGCAACGTGAAAACCAGTCTGATCGGCTTGGCCACTCAAAAAATTCATGCCCGGCGAGCCGATGAAATGCCCGACAAAGGTATGGCTGGGGCGTTCAAACAGCTCAGCCGCCGAGCCCACCTGCACCGCACGGCCACGCGCCATCACCACCACGTGATCGGCAAAGGTCAACGCCTCCACCTGATCGTGCGTGACGTAGATCATGGTCAGCTTGAGCTCGTGGTGAATCTGCTTGATCTTGCGCCGCAGTTGCCATTTCAGATGCGGATCAATCACCGTCAGCGGCTCATCGAACAACACCGCCGACACATCGGGGCGCACCAGGCCACGACCCAAGGATATTTTTTGTTTTTCATCTGCCGCCAGGTTGGCGGCAAGCTGGTTCAACTGGCCGCTCATCTCCAGCATCTCGGCAATCTCGCCCACCCGTTTTTTGATCTGCGCTTTGGGCACCTGTCGATTGCGCAAGGGAAAGGCCAGGTTTTCTGCCACCGTCATGGTGTCGTAAATCACCGGGAACTGAAACACCTGGGCAATGTTGCGCGCCTGCGGCGAGGCGCGCGTGACATCGACGCCATCAAAACGCACGCTGCCCTGCGACGGCGCCAGCAAGCCCGACATGATGTTGAGCAGGGTGGTCTTGCCGCAACCTGAGGGGCCCAGCAGCGCGTAGGCGCCGCCGTCTTCAAATGCCATTCTCAAAGGCAAAAGCGCGTAGTCGCTGTCCTGTTTGGGATTGGGCGCGTAGGCATGCGCCAGATCAAGTTCAATGCGTGCCATGTCAGCGCCCTCCGCCGCGTACGGGCGCCAGCAGCAGCATCCCTTGTTCATCAAAAATGTAGACCTGTGCCGGGCTGAGGTACAGGGTGACTTGCGCACCCAATTCAAAGTAGTGCACACCGGTCAATTGCGCCACCACCTCGCCCACCAGGGTCGCTACATGCACAAAAGTGTCCGACCCCGAAATCTCAGCCAGTTCGACCTTGCCGGGCAAGGCCACATCACCGTCTTGCGCCTGCACCCGCAAGGCACTGGCACGCAGGCCCACGGTAAATTTGCGCGATGTGGTGGCGGGCATAGCCACAGGCAGCAACGCTCCCGCGTTCAACTGCACGCCCGTCGCCGCGGCACTGGCGGCCAATAAATTCATCGGCGGATCACTGAAGGCGCGCGCCACGCGCAGCGATTTAGGCTTGTGAAAGACTTCTGCTGTGGGGCCATATTGCAGCAGTTCACCCTCATCCATCACCGCGGTGTAACCACCCAGCAAGAGCGCTTCACCGGGTTCGGTGGTGGCATAAATCACGGTGGAGTTGCCCTCCGCAAACAGAGCGCTGAGCTCATCACGCAACTCCTCGCGCAGCTTGTAATCCAGATTGACCAGCGGCTCATCGAGCAGCATCAAGGGCGCACCTTTGGCCAGGGCACGGGCCAGCGCCACCCGCTGCTGCTGCCCACCCGAGAGCTCTGCCGGGTAGCGCTCCAGGAACATCTCGATGTGCAGTTTTTCAGCCAGTGCGTTGACCCGCTGGTCAATGTTCTTTTCGCCGCTCAACTTCAAAGGCGAAGCAATGTTGTCGCGCACTTTCAAAGACGGGTAGTTGATGAACTGCTGGTACACCATGGCCACATTGCGCTTGCGCACTGGCACACCGACCACACTTTCCCCGTTGACCCGCACGTTGCCGTGGCTGGGCACATCGAGCCCGGCCATGATGCGCATCAAGCTGGTCTTGCCTGCCTGGGTGGCCCCCAGCAACACCGTCACCGCACCGCTGCACGGTTGCAGGCTCATGTCGTAGAGCCAGGTCTGGCTGCCGACTTTTTTACCGATGCCCTCAAGCGTCAAATGCATCACACGACCTTTGCTGATGAAGTTTTAACCGAATCGGCTATTGAATGTCGCGAATTATTGTTCGTTATTATTCCTTTTGTATCGGTATTTACCCTATAAATGTTCTTTTCGTTTCGTTTTAGAGTTAACACATCTGTCAATTCAGGACAAAATACAAACATGAAACCCAACCCCAGACAGCTCACCTTGCTCGCCCTGCTGCAGACCCAGGGCTCGGTCACGGTAGAACAACTGGCCGACAAATTGGGCGTGACGCTGCAAACCGTGCGCCGTGACGTCCAGCGCCTGGACGATGAGGGTTTGCTGACGCGTTTTCACGGCGGCGTGCGTGTGCCCAGCTCAACGATCGAAAACATTGCGCACCAGCAGCGTGAAAACCTTCATGCCGACGGCAAAAATCGCATCGCGCGCGCGGTTGCTGCTGCGGTGCCCAGTGACTGCTCGCTGATCCTGAACATTGGTACCACGACCGAGGCGATCGCGCGTGCGCTCTTGCATCACAGCGGGCTGCGCGTGATCACCAACAACCTCAACGTCGCCACCATCCTCAGCGTCAATCCGAAGTGCGAAGTGATTGTGGTCGGCGGCGTGGTCCGCGGACGGGACCAGGGCATCGTCGGTGAGGCCGCAGTGGACTTCATACGCCAATTCAAAGTGGACATCGCCATCATCGGCATCTCGGGCATAGAGGCCGACGGCTCGCTGCGCGACTATGACTTTCGCGAGGTAAAGGTATCGCAAACCATCCTCTCGCATGCGCGCGAGGTCTGGCTGGCCGCGGACAGCAGCAAGTTCAACCGCCCGGCCATGGTGGAGGTGGGCACCCTGGCCCAGATTGACCGGCTGTTTACCGATGCACCACCGCCAGAACCGTTTCCAGCCCTGCTGGCTGAGGCACAAGTTCGTTTTGAGGTAACCCTATGACTTATTTGCTCGCCCTTGACCAGGGCACCTCCAGCTCGCGCAGCATTGTGTTCAATGCCCAGGGGCAAGTGGTGGCCCAGGCGCAGCAGGAACTCACGCAAATCTACCCGCAACCCGGCTGGGTCGAGCACGATCCGCTTGAAATCTGGCGTACCCAGCTGGCCACCGCACGTGAGGTGCTGGCCAAGGCCGGTATCGAGGCCCGTGAGGTGCGCGCGTTGGGCATCACCAACCAGCGCGAAACCACCGTGGTGTGGAGCCGCAAAACCGGTGCGCCAATTCACAACGCGATCGTCTGGCAGGACCGGCGGGCCGAGCCCACCTGCGTGGAGCTGCGCGCACGCGGCCTGACACCCACGGTCCAGGCCAAAACCGGCTTGCTGGTTGACGCCTATTTCTCCGGCACCAAGCTGAAATGGATTCTGGACCACGTCCCTGGCGCGCGCCAGCAGGCCGAAAACGGCGAACTGGCCTTTGGCACGGTGGACAGTTGGCTGATCTGGCAGCTCACCCACGGCACCGTTCACGCCACCGATGTCAGCAACGCCTCGCGCACCATGCTGTTCAATGTGCACAGCAACCAGTGGGACGATGAACTGCTGCGGGCGCTTGATATTCCGGCCAAGCTGCTGCCCGCTATCAAGCCCTCCAGCGCGCTGTTTGGCGAGGTCAGCCCAGATTTATTGGGTGCTGCCATCCCGATCGGCGGCGTGGCAGGCGACCAGCAAAGCGCCTTGTTCGGCCAGGCCTGCTTCAAGCCCGGGATGGTGAAGAACACCTATGGCACCGGCTGCTTCATGCTGATGCACACCGGCCACAGCTTCCAGTCTTCTGCCAACGGCCTGATCACCACCAGTGCGGCACAAACCACGGCGCAGCCTGAATTTGCCATGGAAGGCAGTGTGTTTGTCGGCGGCGCCGTGGTGCAGTGGTTGCGCGACGGCTTGCGCGCTATTCCGAGCAGCTCCGAAGTGCAGGCGCTGGCCGAGAGCGTGCCTGACGCGGGCGGCGTGATGGTGGTGCCCGCCTTCACCGGACTGGGAGCGCCCTACTGGAAGCCAGACGCGCGCGGCACCATCACGGGCTTGAGCCGTGGCAGCACGCTGGCGCACATCGCCCGCGCGGCGCTGGAGAGCATTGCCTTTCAAAGCGCCGCGCTGCTGCAGGCCATGAGCCGCGACGCCGTGCAGGCTGGCGGCAGCGCGGTGGCGGAGCTGCGCGTCGATGGCGGCGCTTGCGTCAACGACCTGCTGATGCAATTTCAGGCCGACTTGTTGGGCATTGCGGTGGTGCGCCCGGCGGTGATTGAAACCACCGCACTCGGCGCCGCTTACCTGGCCGGGCTGGCCACCGGCGTTTACCGAAGTACGGACGAAATCAGTACGCTGTGGCAAGCCGAGCGACGCTTTTTGCCCGCGCTGGCGCCCGCGCGTGCGGCTGAACTGATGGAACACTGGGAGCATGCGGTGCGGCAAACCGTGCTTTGATTAAACTCCTGCACTTGAATCTCGCGGCACAGACCGCGGCGACACGCAGTGCGCAAGCTCTGTCCTCAACCAATTAAGGATATTCATGACCCAACGCATCGCATTCATTGGCGGCGGCAACATGGCCAGCGCCATCATCGGCGGCTTGATCAAGCAAGGTTTGGCGCCCCGTCAGATTGACGTGGTGGAGCCCCAGGCTGAAGCGCGCGACAAGCTCGCCTGCAGTTATGGCCTGCAGCCCCACGCCGAGGCGGGGGCATTTTTGGCCCAGGCCGACTTGGTGATCTGGGCCGTCAAGCCACAGACCTTCAAGGACGCCGCACTGGCCGTGGCGCCACACACCGCCAACGCTTTGCACCTGAGCGTCGCCGCCGGCATTCCCAGCGACAGCATCGCGCGCTGGCTCGGTACCGAGCGCGTGGTTCGCGCCATGCCCAACACACCGGCGCTGATCGGCAAAGGGATCAGCGGCCTGTTTGCCCGCTCGGCAGTGTCCAGCGCGGACAAGGACTGGATCAGCCAGATCATGGCCAGCACGGGGGAGTTTCTCTGGTTTGACGCCGAAGGACAACTCGACGCGGTCACCGCCCTGTCGGGCTCCGGCCCCGCCTACGTTTTTTACTTCATGGAAGCGATGACCACCGCCGGTTGTGAAATGGGATTGAGCCGCGAGCAGGCGCACCAGTTGACGGTGGCCACCTTTGTCGGAGCCAGCGAACTGGCACGCACTTCGAGCGAGCCGCCCAAAGTCTTGCGCCAGCGCGTCACCTCCAAGGGCGGCACCACCTTCGCGGCCATTTCTTCGATGGAAGACGGCGACCTGCAGGCCGAATTCATCAACGCCATTTACGCCGCCCGGCAACGAGCCCAGGAGTTGGGCGACGAATTGGGCGGCGCCTGAGTCGGCGGCTCTTTACCTCAGGGCGTAGCTGCCCGCAATACCCACAAACAAGGTAAAACCGAGCCAGTGGTTCAGGCGAAAGGCCTTGAAACAACCCTCACGCGAACGGCTGCGAATCAGGGTGTAATGCCACGCCACTTGGCCGAAGGCGAGCGCAAATGCTATGGTAAAGAGAGCGCCTTGCACATACGGCATCAGGGCCACATCCCAAATGACTATAAATGCAAGGTAGCAGAGCAGTATCACCGGCACATCCAGGCGCCCCAAGGTAATGGCTGAGGTTTTCAGGCCCAGCCGAATATCATCATCCCGGTCCACCATGGCGTACTCGGTGTCATAGGCCAGCACCCAAAACAGGTTACCCAGCATGAGGAGCCAGGCCAGGCGCGGCACCTCGCCCAGCACGGCGGCAAAGGCCATCGGAATCCCCATGCCAAAAGCCACGCCCAGCACCGCTTGCGGCATGGAGACGTAACGTTTGGCGTAGGGGTAAGCCAGCGTGATGGCCAGCGCGGCACCGGATATGCCAATGGTGATCGCGTTGGTGGTGAGCACCAGCGCAAAGGCCAGCAACGCCAGCACCGCGCCCAGCACCAGCGCCTCTTTCACCGACACGGCGCCGGTGGTCACGGGCCGCGCCGCGGTGCGCTTGACGTGCCGGTCAAAGTCACGGTCGGCCACGTCGTTGATGCAACAACCGGCGCTGCGCATCAGGATCGTGCCGAGCGTGAACACACTCAAGAGATGCCAGCCCGGGAAGCCACCCGCCGCAACCCACAAGGCGCTCAAGGTGGGCCACAGCAGCAGCAGCCAGCCGGCCGGGCGGTTCCAGCGGATCAGATCCAGGTAGAGGGCGAGTCGGGATTGCAGCGGCGAGCGCGGGCGGGATGGAGCGGATTTCACAGGAATTTTCAGGATGGAAGAAACACAGGTATGCTATATATTTAATAGCGACTTATCTAATAAATACGGTGGCTACAGGCCAATTTGTTATAAATAAATGATCAGGATAAACGCTGTACGCCCGGCAATTCGCAGGCGTAGATGGCATTGCGCAGGGCGGCAATCGCCTCATAACGCGTGAAGCTGCGCCGCCACGCCAGCACCACGCGGCGCTTGGGCGGGTCGCCCTCAAACGGCAGGTATTTCACATACGGATCTTCATCGCGTTTGCGCCGGGGTTTGAGCGCCAGCGCCTCTTTGGGCACGCTCAGACGCGGCACCAGCGTGACGCCCATGCCGGCCGCGACCATGTGCTTGATGGTCTCCAGGGAGGAGCCTTCAAAACTGCGGCGGATACCCTCGGCATTGGTAGAAAAACGCGCGAACTCCGGGCAGACCTCCAGCACGTGGTCGCGAAAACAGTGGCCGCTGCCCAGCAACAGCATCGTCTCTTGTTTGAGTTGTTCGGTCGTCACCTGAGTCTGCGCGGCCAAGGGATGATTGGCCGGCACCACCGCCAGAAAGGGCTCGTCATACAGCGGCGCAATCGCCAGCCCGGCATCCGGGAATGGCTCGGCCAGAATGGCGCAGTCAATTTCACCCGTGCGCAGCATCTCCAGCAGTTTGACGGTGAAGTTTTCTTGCAGCATCAGCGGCATTTGCGGCGTGTGACTGATCATCTGGCGCACCAGGTCAGGCAACAGATACGGGCCAATGGTGTAGATGATGCCCAGCGTCAGCGGTCCGGCCAACGGGTCTTTGCCACGCTTGGCCATCTCCTTGATGGCGCTAGCCTGCTCCAGCACGCTTTGCGCCTGGCGCACAATCTCTTCACCCAGATGCGTGACCGTGACTTCATTGGCGCTGCGCTCAAAGAGCTTGACATCGAGCTCTTCTTCGAGCTTTTTGACAGCCACCGAGAGCGTGGGCTGCGACACATAGCAGGCCTCCGCCGCCTTGCCAAAGTGGCGCTCACGCGCCACGGCCACAATGTATTTGAGTTCGGTCAGGGTCATGGCGCTATTGTCCTACCAGTGAGCCTCAAGCACAGCACAGCGAGTCAACGCACGACTCAGCGCGGCATCCAGGCGCCACACGCCCAGCACTGCTCGAAGCCGCCCTCGACCAGTTCGCCGCACCTGCACTGCCAGCGGTGCTGTGGCACATGCTGCAGGTGATACAGCAGCTCGCGCGCCTGCGGCTCTTGCTCCGCATCCTGAATCCAGACCTCGGGCAAGCACTGGTCGGGCGGCAGCTCACCGGCCACGCTGCTCAGATATTGGCGCTGCACGCTGGCGGCAATGCCTTCCACCTGGAGCGCATCAGCCCACAGCGTGGCAATCGCAAGGTTGGGGGCTTGGGTCAGACGCAGCATGGAGCCTTGAGCATAAGGGATTGACGGCGCGCCTCCCTGAAAGCGGTACAAAGCCTCACGGCAGCTCGATCACCAGGTCAGGCCGAAAAGCCGCTTGTTCGTTCTTGCTGGCGTAGCCCAGGGGGTTGGCCACCACGCGACAAGCAAACGCCCGACCCTCTGCCTGGCCCTCGGCGACATAGTCGTTGGCGCAATGCAGGTGGCCGTGCAGCCAGAGCTGCGCATAGGGCAGCAGGTCATCGAGTGCATTGCAGAAACCGGCCGTGCCAGGCGTCAAGCCATAGCGGGCGTCGGCACTGCGCAGACTCGGTGCAAAGTGCGTCACCACGACGGTGCTGCCGTCAAACGGCTGGCGCAGGGCCTGGCGCAGCCAGTCCTGGGATGCAAGCGACAACTCCCGGATGGCGTCGGCCAACATCGGCATGCCCTGGCGCAGGGTGGTGTTCTTGCGCAGATAGTAATCTGCCGCGCGATACGCCTTTTGGCGCAGTTGCATCTGCCGGGTCAGATCAGTTTCAGCGCCTGCGAACGCGTCAAAATCGCTCCACAGCGTCGAGCCGATGAAGCGCACCTGGCCCAGGGTCAGCACTTCACGCTCCAACCAGATGATGCCAAGCTGCTCGCAGGTGTCACGCAGCCTGGCATAAGTCTGCGCATAGTCCAATCCGTCATATTCGTGGTTGCCAGGAACATAGAGAACCTTGGGCCAGGGCGAACCCGGCTGCAGCGGCGAGAAGCGCCTCAAGCCAAAATCGGTCCCGGTCAAATGGGAGCCGACCTGGTAGGAGCCGATATCGCCCGCCAGTACCAGCACGTCAACGTCTGGCGCCGCCTTGACCACAAAGTCGGGGCAGCGCTCCAGATGAAGGTC contains these protein-coding regions:
- a CDS encoding ABC transporter ATP-binding protein, producing MHLTLEGIGKKVGSQTWLYDMSLQPCSGAVTVLLGATQAGKTSLMRIMAGLDVPSHGNVRVNGESVVGVPVRKRNVAMVYQQFINYPSLKVRDNIASPLKLSGEKNIDQRVNALAEKLHIEMFLERYPAELSGGQQQRVALARALAKGAPLMLLDEPLVNLDYKLREELRDELSALFAEGNSTVIYATTEPGEALLLGGYTAVMDEGELLQYGPTAEVFHKPKSLRVARAFSDPPMNLLAASAAATGVQLNAGALLPVAMPATTSRKFTVGLRASALRVQAQDGDVALPGKVELAEISGSDTFVHVATLVGEVVAQLTGVHYFELGAQVTLYLSPAQVYIFDEQGMLLLAPVRGGGR
- the glpK gene encoding glycerol kinase GlpK, which produces MTYLLALDQGTSSSRSIVFNAQGQVVAQAQQELTQIYPQPGWVEHDPLEIWRTQLATAREVLAKAGIEAREVRALGITNQRETTVVWSRKTGAPIHNAIVWQDRRAEPTCVELRARGLTPTVQAKTGLLVDAYFSGTKLKWILDHVPGARQQAENGELAFGTVDSWLIWQLTHGTVHATDVSNASRTMLFNVHSNQWDDELLRALDIPAKLLPAIKPSSALFGEVSPDLLGAAIPIGGVAGDQQSALFGQACFKPGMVKNTYGTGCFMLMHTGHSFQSSANGLITTSAAQTTAQPEFAMEGSVFVGGAVVQWLRDGLRAIPSSSEVQALAESVPDAGGVMVVPAFTGLGAPYWKPDARGTITGLSRGSTLAHIARAALESIAFQSAALLQAMSRDAVQAGGSAVAELRVDGGACVNDLLMQFQADLLGIAVVRPAVIETTALGAAYLAGLATGVYRSTDEISTLWQAERRFLPALAPARAAELMEHWEHAVRQTVL
- a CDS encoding DeoR/GlpR family DNA-binding transcription regulator — its product is MKPNPRQLTLLALLQTQGSVTVEQLADKLGVTLQTVRRDVQRLDDEGLLTRFHGGVRVPSSTIENIAHQQRENLHADGKNRIARAVAAAVPSDCSLILNIGTTTEAIARALLHHSGLRVITNNLNVATILSVNPKCEVIVVGGVVRGRDQGIVGEAAVDFIRQFKVDIAIIGISGIEADGSLRDYDFREVKVSQTILSHAREVWLAADSSKFNRPAMVEVGTLAQIDRLFTDAPPPEPFPALLAEAQVRFEVTL
- the proC gene encoding pyrroline-5-carboxylate reductase encodes the protein MTQRIAFIGGGNMASAIIGGLIKQGLAPRQIDVVEPQAEARDKLACSYGLQPHAEAGAFLAQADLVIWAVKPQTFKDAALAVAPHTANALHLSVAAGIPSDSIARWLGTERVVRAMPNTPALIGKGISGLFARSAVSSADKDWISQIMASTGEFLWFDAEGQLDAVTALSGSGPAYVFYFMEAMTTAGCEMGLSREQAHQLTVATFVGASELARTSSEPPKVLRQRVTSKGGTTFAAISSMEDGDLQAEFINAIYAARQRAQELGDELGGA
- a CDS encoding ABC transporter ATP-binding protein, coding for MARIELDLAHAYAPNPKQDSDYALLPLRMAFEDGGAYALLGPSGCGKTTLLNIMSGLLAPSQGSVRFDGVDVTRASPQARNIAQVFQFPVIYDTMTVAENLAFPLRNRQVPKAQIKKRVGEIAEMLEMSGQLNQLAANLAADEKQKISLGRGLVRPDVSAVLFDEPLTVIDPHLKWQLRRKIKQIHHELKLTMIYVTHDQVEALTFADHVVVMARGRAVQVGSAAELFERPSHTFVGHFIGSPGMNFLSGQADQTGFHVADAVLVPQPGQALPPGVIKLGVRPEYVLLVAPHTPGALPMTVAQVQDVGTHVMLSTSFAGQTVKARLPSDAGHLSHGDTVWLQVLGEHTCFYQNEEIVA